A stretch of Vannielia litorea DNA encodes these proteins:
- a CDS encoding toxic anion resistance protein, producing MEQNVHAKAKETLAQVEEVNAVVLPEPVEANAVVPLSEADPALSAEITRRMGELDMSDTGSIVNFGSAAQAELQTISQAMLADVKNKDAGPAGDGLRKMVTTIRGFSVSELDVRRSRSWWEKLIGRAAPFANFLSRFEDVQDQIDKITAELEGHEHKLLKDIKSLDLLYEKTLNFYDELALYIAAGEAKIAELDATTIPAKEAEVQAAPEEAGVMKAQELRDLRAARDDLERRVHDLKLTRQVTMQSLPSIRLVQENDKSLVTKINSTLVNTVPLWETQLAQAVTIQRSAEAAEAVRSANDLTNELLTQNAKNLRETNARIRTEMERGVFDIDAVKTANAELVATIEESLQIADEGKRKRAEAEQELHKMESELKKTLASAKARKTGLGDTAGTAVSGS from the coding sequence ATGGAACAGAATGTTCACGCCAAGGCGAAAGAGACGCTGGCACAGGTGGAAGAGGTCAACGCCGTGGTGCTGCCCGAGCCGGTGGAGGCCAATGCAGTGGTGCCGCTCTCCGAGGCCGACCCCGCGCTTTCGGCCGAGATCACCCGCCGCATGGGCGAGCTCGACATGAGCGACACCGGCTCGATCGTGAACTTCGGCTCCGCCGCCCAGGCCGAGCTGCAAACCATCTCCCAGGCCATGCTGGCCGACGTGAAGAACAAGGACGCCGGCCCAGCGGGTGACGGGCTGCGCAAGATGGTCACCACCATCCGCGGCTTCTCCGTGTCCGAGCTCGACGTGCGCCGCTCCCGCAGCTGGTGGGAAAAGCTGATCGGCCGCGCCGCGCCCTTCGCCAACTTCCTCAGCCGCTTCGAGGATGTGCAGGACCAGATCGACAAGATCACCGCCGAGCTCGAAGGCCATGAGCACAAGCTGCTGAAGGACATCAAGTCGCTCGATCTGCTCTACGAGAAGACCCTCAACTTCTACGACGAGCTGGCGCTCTACATCGCCGCCGGCGAGGCCAAGATCGCCGAGCTCGACGCCACCACCATCCCCGCCAAGGAAGCCGAGGTGCAGGCCGCGCCCGAGGAGGCCGGCGTGATGAAGGCCCAGGAGCTGCGCGACCTGCGCGCCGCCCGCGACGACCTCGAGCGCCGGGTGCACGACCTCAAGCTGACCCGCCAGGTCACCATGCAGAGCCTGCCGTCGATCCGGCTGGTGCAGGAAAACGACAAGAGCCTTGTGACCAAGATCAACTCCACGCTGGTCAACACCGTGCCGCTCTGGGAGACCCAGCTGGCGCAGGCGGTGACGATCCAGCGCAGCGCCGAGGCCGCCGAGGCCGTGCGCTCGGCCAACGACCTGACCAACGAGCTTCTGACCCAGAACGCCAAGAACCTGCGCGAGACCAATGCCAGGATCCGTACCGAGATGGAGCGCGGCGTGTTCGACATCGACGCGGTGAAGACCGCCAACGCCGAGTTGGTCGCCACCATCGAGGAGAGCCTCCAGATCGCCGACGAGGGCAAGCGCAAGCGCGCCGAGGCCGAGCAGGAGCTGCACAAGATGGAGAGCGAGCTGAAAAAGACGCTGGCCTCCGCCAAGGCCCGCAAGACAGGGCTCGGCGATACCGCCGGTACCGCTGTCTCGGGCAGCTGA
- a CDS encoding DUF2927 domain-containing protein, whose amino-acid sequence MILAAFTLVACEDLPAPDPAPEPPTSPEPPAPRPKEPSEASRTATRYYGRVQNDLLARGLLRRDGGGPDTPYSDRQLTENFIRIALFDEYVSRGGSLIAQQSESSLRRWEQPIRFGLRFGETVPEAQRAKDRASVAAYVRRLSRATGHPMSMGTGNGNFTVLMLNEDERAAIGPELRALVPGIDNAAIRTIENLPRDTLCLVFATTTGTSSVYTRAVAIIRAEHPDLLRLSCIHEELAQGLGLANDSPEARPSIFNDDEEFGLLTTHDEQLLRILYDRRLTPGMTAVEARPIVRRIVGEMMGGGV is encoded by the coding sequence ATGATCCTCGCCGCTTTCACCCTGGTGGCCTGCGAAGACCTGCCCGCACCGGACCCCGCACCGGAGCCGCCGACCTCGCCCGAGCCGCCCGCGCCCCGGCCCAAGGAGCCCTCCGAAGCCAGCCGCACGGCCACCCGCTACTATGGCCGGGTACAGAACGACCTCCTGGCCCGTGGCTTGCTGCGGCGCGACGGCGGCGGCCCCGACACGCCCTATTCGGATCGCCAGCTAACCGAGAACTTCATCCGGATCGCGCTCTTCGACGAATATGTCTCGCGCGGCGGCTCTCTCATTGCCCAGCAGTCCGAATCGAGCCTGCGTCGCTGGGAGCAGCCGATCCGGTTCGGGCTGCGTTTTGGTGAGACCGTGCCCGAGGCCCAGCGCGCCAAGGACCGGGCCAGCGTGGCCGCCTATGTCCGCCGCCTCAGCCGCGCCACCGGTCACCCGATGAGCATGGGCACCGGCAACGGCAATTTCACCGTGCTGATGCTGAACGAGGACGAGCGCGCCGCCATCGGCCCCGAACTGCGGGCGCTGGTGCCGGGCATCGACAATGCCGCCATCCGCACCATCGAGAACCTGCCGCGCGACACGCTCTGCCTGGTGTTCGCCACCACCACGGGCACCAGCTCGGTCTATACCCGCGCCGTGGCGATCATCCGGGCCGAACACCCCGACCTTTTGCGCCTCTCCTGCATCCACGAAGAGCTTGCGCAGGGGCTGGGCCTGGCCAACGACAGCCCGGAGGCCCGCCCGTCGATCTTCAACGACGACGAGGAATTCGGCCTGCTCACCACCCATGACGAGCAGCTGTTGCGCATCCTCTACGACCGGCGCCTCACGCCGGGGATGACCGCCGTGGAGGCCAGGCCCATCGTCCGGCGGATCGTGGGCGAGATGATGGGGGGCGGGGTGTGA